A stretch of the Zeugodacus cucurbitae isolate PBARC_wt_2022May chromosome 6, idZeuCucr1.2, whole genome shotgun sequence genome encodes the following:
- the Sesn_2 gene encoding sestrin homolog isoform X1, with the protein MTNSNSYQSSAVCNTVNNRLCIGSECSNQNYNMEELELDQVSQVINYHPRFLDHFLRTQNFIMDGDGPLPYDYRYYLAIIAAARHQCPYLVKMYEKKFINQGGKAEWLNGLDYIPSKLRAIYDINKILAHRPWLLRKEHIEGLTKGKNSWSLSEVVHAMVLLSHFHSLSSFVFSCGLTQKLDGLSSPKLKTAPAILPTAQQQLPTNQPLPQQTPQQQKAVLSEITINNNNNVLDHSNHQVYNNNVQNIGGSTSMPTDITTNGAISNGVAKHTPSGSPQPNVPVEALVERMKVLSQKHDECSEAELSNRFKSVEMQTAELPAAAHEATAEVPPIISHYIEDPNFTYQDFARRGAENIPTTFRVQDYSWDDHGYSLVNGLYSDVGTLLDQKFRAAYNLTYFTMGGYRNVDTSKFRRAIWNYIQCIYGIRHDDYDYGEVNQVNKCLLDRPLKMFIKTACCFPERITTKDYDSILVELQDSEKVHVNLMIMEARNQAELLYALREIMRYMT; encoded by the exons ATGACAAATTCAAACAGTTATCAATCGTCAGCTGTGTGCAATACCGTTAACAATCGTCTCTGTATTGGAAGTGAA TGTTctaatcaaaattataatatggaAGAACTGGAGTTGGATCAGGTTTCGCAGGTGATTAATTATCATCCGCGTTTCCTCGATCATTTTCTGCGAACACAAAACTTCATTATGGACGGTGATGGACCCCTGCCATATGACTATCGTTACTATTTGGCTATAATT GCTGCAGCCCGCCATCAATGTCCATATCTAGTGAAAATGTACGAGAAGAAGTTCATCAATCAGGGCGGCAAGGCCGAGTGGCTTAATGGCTTAGATTATATTCCATCAAAATTACGTGCCATATATGATATCAATAAAATACTGGCCCATCGACCGTGGCTCCTGCGTAAAGAGCACATTGAGGGTCTCACCAAAGGCAAAAACAGCTGGTCGCTGTCTGAGGTTGTGCACGCAATGGTGCTGCTCTCACATTTTCATTCGCTGTCTTCCTTTGTATTCTCCTGCGGTCTCACACAGAAACTGGATGGTCTGTCTAGTCCGAAATTGAAGACTGCCCCGGCAATATTGCCCACCGCGCAGCAGCAATTGCCGACGAACCAACCGCTGCCACAACAAACACCCCAACAACAaaaggctgtcctaagtgagaTAAcgatcaacaataacaacaacgttcTAGACCATAGCAACCATCAGGTGTACAATAATAACGTGCAAAATATTGGCGGCAGTACATCCATGCCCACTGACATCACCACAAATGGCGCTATCAGTAATGGCGTCGCTAAACATACAC CTTCCGGCTCGCCCCAACCGAATGTGCCCGTCGAGGCTCTGGTCGAACGCATGAAAGTGCTCTCACAAAAGCATGATGAGTGCAGCGAAGCAGAGCTGAGCAACCGTTTCAAGAGTGTTGAGATGCAAACCGCAGAATTGCCCGCCGCCGCGCATGAAGCCACCGCCGAAGTGCCACCAATCATCTCGCACTACATCGAGGATCCCAACTTCACCTATCAGGACTTTGCGCGTCGCGGTGCCGAGAATATACCCACCACCTTCCGTGTTCAAGACTACTCGTGGGACGATCACGGCTACTCGTTGGTCAATGG TCTGTACAGCGATGTGGGTACTCTATTGGATCAAAAATTTCGTGCCGCCTACAATCTGACGTATTTCACCATGGGTGGCTACCGCAATGTGGACACCTCGAAATTCCGTCGGGCCATATGGAATTACATTCAATGCATCTATGGCATACGCCATGACGATTACGATTACGGTGAAGTGAATCAGGTGAATAAATGC TTATTGGACCGTCCtttaaaaatgttcataaaaaCCGCCTGCTGCTTCCCAGAAAGGATTACCACCAAGGACTATGATAGTATACTCGTCGAACTACAAGACAGTGAAAAG GTCCATGTTAATCTGATGATAATGGAGGCGCGCAACCAGGCCGAATTGCTTTATGCGTTGCGTGAAATAATGCGCTACATGACATGA
- the Sesn_2 gene encoding sestrin homolog isoform X2, whose product MTNSNSYQSSAVCNTVNNRLCIGSECSNQNYNMEELELDQVSQVINYHPRFLDHFLRTQNFIMDGDGPLPYDYRYYLAIIAAARHQCPYLVKMYEKKFINQGGKAEWLNGLDYIPSKLRAIYDINKILAHRPWLLRKEHIEGLTKGKNSWSLSEVVHAMVLLSHFHSLSSFVFSCGLTQKLDGLSSPKLKTAPAILPTAQQQLPTNQPLPQQTPQQQKAVLSEITINNNNNVLDHSNHQVYNNNVQNIGGSTSMPTDITTNGAISNGVAKHTPSGSPQPNVPVEALVERMKVLSQKHDECSEAELSNRFKSVEMQTAELPAAAHEATAEVPPIISHYIEDPNFTYQDFARRGAENIPTTFRVQDYSWDDHGYSLVNGLYSDVGTLLDQKFRAAYNLTYFTMGGYRNVDTSKFRRAIWNYIQCIYGIRHDDYDYGEVNQLLDRPLKMFIKTACCFPERITTKDYDSILVELQDSEKVHVNLMIMEARNQAELLYALREIMRYMT is encoded by the exons ATGACAAATTCAAACAGTTATCAATCGTCAGCTGTGTGCAATACCGTTAACAATCGTCTCTGTATTGGAAGTGAA TGTTctaatcaaaattataatatggaAGAACTGGAGTTGGATCAGGTTTCGCAGGTGATTAATTATCATCCGCGTTTCCTCGATCATTTTCTGCGAACACAAAACTTCATTATGGACGGTGATGGACCCCTGCCATATGACTATCGTTACTATTTGGCTATAATT GCTGCAGCCCGCCATCAATGTCCATATCTAGTGAAAATGTACGAGAAGAAGTTCATCAATCAGGGCGGCAAGGCCGAGTGGCTTAATGGCTTAGATTATATTCCATCAAAATTACGTGCCATATATGATATCAATAAAATACTGGCCCATCGACCGTGGCTCCTGCGTAAAGAGCACATTGAGGGTCTCACCAAAGGCAAAAACAGCTGGTCGCTGTCTGAGGTTGTGCACGCAATGGTGCTGCTCTCACATTTTCATTCGCTGTCTTCCTTTGTATTCTCCTGCGGTCTCACACAGAAACTGGATGGTCTGTCTAGTCCGAAATTGAAGACTGCCCCGGCAATATTGCCCACCGCGCAGCAGCAATTGCCGACGAACCAACCGCTGCCACAACAAACACCCCAACAACAaaaggctgtcctaagtgagaTAAcgatcaacaataacaacaacgttcTAGACCATAGCAACCATCAGGTGTACAATAATAACGTGCAAAATATTGGCGGCAGTACATCCATGCCCACTGACATCACCACAAATGGCGCTATCAGTAATGGCGTCGCTAAACATACAC CTTCCGGCTCGCCCCAACCGAATGTGCCCGTCGAGGCTCTGGTCGAACGCATGAAAGTGCTCTCACAAAAGCATGATGAGTGCAGCGAAGCAGAGCTGAGCAACCGTTTCAAGAGTGTTGAGATGCAAACCGCAGAATTGCCCGCCGCCGCGCATGAAGCCACCGCCGAAGTGCCACCAATCATCTCGCACTACATCGAGGATCCCAACTTCACCTATCAGGACTTTGCGCGTCGCGGTGCCGAGAATATACCCACCACCTTCCGTGTTCAAGACTACTCGTGGGACGATCACGGCTACTCGTTGGTCAATGG TCTGTACAGCGATGTGGGTACTCTATTGGATCAAAAATTTCGTGCCGCCTACAATCTGACGTATTTCACCATGGGTGGCTACCGCAATGTGGACACCTCGAAATTCCGTCGGGCCATATGGAATTACATTCAATGCATCTATGGCATACGCCATGACGATTACGATTACGGTGAAGTGAATCAG TTATTGGACCGTCCtttaaaaatgttcataaaaaCCGCCTGCTGCTTCCCAGAAAGGATTACCACCAAGGACTATGATAGTATACTCGTCGAACTACAAGACAGTGAAAAG GTCCATGTTAATCTGATGATAATGGAGGCGCGCAACCAGGCCGAATTGCTTTATGCGTTGCGTGAAATAATGCGCTACATGACATGA
- the Sesn_2 gene encoding sestrin homolog isoform X3: MFDFCADMGQIGQDCSNQNYNMEELELDQVSQVINYHPRFLDHFLRTQNFIMDGDGPLPYDYRYYLAIIAAARHQCPYLVKMYEKKFINQGGKAEWLNGLDYIPSKLRAIYDINKILAHRPWLLRKEHIEGLTKGKNSWSLSEVVHAMVLLSHFHSLSSFVFSCGLTQKLDGLSSPKLKTAPAILPTAQQQLPTNQPLPQQTPQQQKAVLSEITINNNNNVLDHSNHQVYNNNVQNIGGSTSMPTDITTNGAISNGVAKHTPSGSPQPNVPVEALVERMKVLSQKHDECSEAELSNRFKSVEMQTAELPAAAHEATAEVPPIISHYIEDPNFTYQDFARRGAENIPTTFRVQDYSWDDHGYSLVNGLYSDVGTLLDQKFRAAYNLTYFTMGGYRNVDTSKFRRAIWNYIQCIYGIRHDDYDYGEVNQVNKCLLDRPLKMFIKTACCFPERITTKDYDSILVELQDSEKVHVNLMIMEARNQAELLYALREIMRYMT, encoded by the exons ATGTTTGATTTCTGCGCAGATATGGGACAAATTGGACAAGAC TGTTctaatcaaaattataatatggaAGAACTGGAGTTGGATCAGGTTTCGCAGGTGATTAATTATCATCCGCGTTTCCTCGATCATTTTCTGCGAACACAAAACTTCATTATGGACGGTGATGGACCCCTGCCATATGACTATCGTTACTATTTGGCTATAATT GCTGCAGCCCGCCATCAATGTCCATATCTAGTGAAAATGTACGAGAAGAAGTTCATCAATCAGGGCGGCAAGGCCGAGTGGCTTAATGGCTTAGATTATATTCCATCAAAATTACGTGCCATATATGATATCAATAAAATACTGGCCCATCGACCGTGGCTCCTGCGTAAAGAGCACATTGAGGGTCTCACCAAAGGCAAAAACAGCTGGTCGCTGTCTGAGGTTGTGCACGCAATGGTGCTGCTCTCACATTTTCATTCGCTGTCTTCCTTTGTATTCTCCTGCGGTCTCACACAGAAACTGGATGGTCTGTCTAGTCCGAAATTGAAGACTGCCCCGGCAATATTGCCCACCGCGCAGCAGCAATTGCCGACGAACCAACCGCTGCCACAACAAACACCCCAACAACAaaaggctgtcctaagtgagaTAAcgatcaacaataacaacaacgttcTAGACCATAGCAACCATCAGGTGTACAATAATAACGTGCAAAATATTGGCGGCAGTACATCCATGCCCACTGACATCACCACAAATGGCGCTATCAGTAATGGCGTCGCTAAACATACAC CTTCCGGCTCGCCCCAACCGAATGTGCCCGTCGAGGCTCTGGTCGAACGCATGAAAGTGCTCTCACAAAAGCATGATGAGTGCAGCGAAGCAGAGCTGAGCAACCGTTTCAAGAGTGTTGAGATGCAAACCGCAGAATTGCCCGCCGCCGCGCATGAAGCCACCGCCGAAGTGCCACCAATCATCTCGCACTACATCGAGGATCCCAACTTCACCTATCAGGACTTTGCGCGTCGCGGTGCCGAGAATATACCCACCACCTTCCGTGTTCAAGACTACTCGTGGGACGATCACGGCTACTCGTTGGTCAATGG TCTGTACAGCGATGTGGGTACTCTATTGGATCAAAAATTTCGTGCCGCCTACAATCTGACGTATTTCACCATGGGTGGCTACCGCAATGTGGACACCTCGAAATTCCGTCGGGCCATATGGAATTACATTCAATGCATCTATGGCATACGCCATGACGATTACGATTACGGTGAAGTGAATCAGGTGAATAAATGC TTATTGGACCGTCCtttaaaaatgttcataaaaaCCGCCTGCTGCTTCCCAGAAAGGATTACCACCAAGGACTATGATAGTATACTCGTCGAACTACAAGACAGTGAAAAG GTCCATGTTAATCTGATGATAATGGAGGCGCGCAACCAGGCCGAATTGCTTTATGCGTTGCGTGAAATAATGCGCTACATGACATGA
- the Sesn_2 gene encoding sestrin homolog isoform X4: protein MEELELDQVSQVINYHPRFLDHFLRTQNFIMDGDGPLPYDYRYYLAIIAAARHQCPYLVKMYEKKFINQGGKAEWLNGLDYIPSKLRAIYDINKILAHRPWLLRKEHIEGLTKGKNSWSLSEVVHAMVLLSHFHSLSSFVFSCGLTQKLDGLSSPKLKTAPAILPTAQQQLPTNQPLPQQTPQQQKAVLSEITINNNNNVLDHSNHQVYNNNVQNIGGSTSMPTDITTNGAISNGVAKHTPSGSPQPNVPVEALVERMKVLSQKHDECSEAELSNRFKSVEMQTAELPAAAHEATAEVPPIISHYIEDPNFTYQDFARRGAENIPTTFRVQDYSWDDHGYSLVNGLYSDVGTLLDQKFRAAYNLTYFTMGGYRNVDTSKFRRAIWNYIQCIYGIRHDDYDYGEVNQVNKCLLDRPLKMFIKTACCFPERITTKDYDSILVELQDSEKVHVNLMIMEARNQAELLYALREIMRYMT, encoded by the exons atggaAGAACTGGAGTTGGATCAGGTTTCGCAGGTGATTAATTATCATCCGCGTTTCCTCGATCATTTTCTGCGAACACAAAACTTCATTATGGACGGTGATGGACCCCTGCCATATGACTATCGTTACTATTTGGCTATAATT GCTGCAGCCCGCCATCAATGTCCATATCTAGTGAAAATGTACGAGAAGAAGTTCATCAATCAGGGCGGCAAGGCCGAGTGGCTTAATGGCTTAGATTATATTCCATCAAAATTACGTGCCATATATGATATCAATAAAATACTGGCCCATCGACCGTGGCTCCTGCGTAAAGAGCACATTGAGGGTCTCACCAAAGGCAAAAACAGCTGGTCGCTGTCTGAGGTTGTGCACGCAATGGTGCTGCTCTCACATTTTCATTCGCTGTCTTCCTTTGTATTCTCCTGCGGTCTCACACAGAAACTGGATGGTCTGTCTAGTCCGAAATTGAAGACTGCCCCGGCAATATTGCCCACCGCGCAGCAGCAATTGCCGACGAACCAACCGCTGCCACAACAAACACCCCAACAACAaaaggctgtcctaagtgagaTAAcgatcaacaataacaacaacgttcTAGACCATAGCAACCATCAGGTGTACAATAATAACGTGCAAAATATTGGCGGCAGTACATCCATGCCCACTGACATCACCACAAATGGCGCTATCAGTAATGGCGTCGCTAAACATACAC CTTCCGGCTCGCCCCAACCGAATGTGCCCGTCGAGGCTCTGGTCGAACGCATGAAAGTGCTCTCACAAAAGCATGATGAGTGCAGCGAAGCAGAGCTGAGCAACCGTTTCAAGAGTGTTGAGATGCAAACCGCAGAATTGCCCGCCGCCGCGCATGAAGCCACCGCCGAAGTGCCACCAATCATCTCGCACTACATCGAGGATCCCAACTTCACCTATCAGGACTTTGCGCGTCGCGGTGCCGAGAATATACCCACCACCTTCCGTGTTCAAGACTACTCGTGGGACGATCACGGCTACTCGTTGGTCAATGG TCTGTACAGCGATGTGGGTACTCTATTGGATCAAAAATTTCGTGCCGCCTACAATCTGACGTATTTCACCATGGGTGGCTACCGCAATGTGGACACCTCGAAATTCCGTCGGGCCATATGGAATTACATTCAATGCATCTATGGCATACGCCATGACGATTACGATTACGGTGAAGTGAATCAGGTGAATAAATGC TTATTGGACCGTCCtttaaaaatgttcataaaaaCCGCCTGCTGCTTCCCAGAAAGGATTACCACCAAGGACTATGATAGTATACTCGTCGAACTACAAGACAGTGAAAAG GTCCATGTTAATCTGATGATAATGGAGGCGCGCAACCAGGCCGAATTGCTTTATGCGTTGCGTGAAATAATGCGCTACATGACATGA